A window of the Lactuca sativa cultivar Salinas chromosome 5, Lsat_Salinas_v11, whole genome shotgun sequence genome harbors these coding sequences:
- the LOC122198043 gene encoding protein CLAVATA 3 produces the protein MAFALKSLSLSFVLLLGLLLLLQLYDGLNGAETTLSSVAALKKASNRKLLVVNDSRAKEAVFMIQGKKEEEEGWELRAAPLGPDPLHHHGADPKKPRTP, from the exons ATGGCTTTTGCACTCAAATCTCTTTCCCTATCCTTCGTTTTGCTGCTTGGCTTGCTTCTTCTCCTACAACTCtacg ATGGCCTTAATGGTGCAGAAACGACCCTCTCCTCTGTCGCTGCATTGAAAAAAGCCAGCAACAGGAAG TTATTGGTGGTGAATGATTCGCGAGCAAAGGAAGCAGTTTTCATGATTCAGGGGAAGAAAGAGGAAGAGGAGGGTTGGGAACTAAGGGCAGCTCCGTTAGGTCCGGACCCTCTTCACCATCATGGTGCTGACCCAAAGAAGCCACGAACTCCTTAA